A genomic region of Dunckerocampus dactyliophorus isolate RoL2022-P2 chromosome 8, RoL_Ddac_1.1, whole genome shotgun sequence contains the following coding sequences:
- the cntn3b gene encoding contactin-3 isoform X3, whose protein sequence is MSGGNLIISNLDKDQDTGIYQCKAFNTWGSVLSRKATVQFAYLENFRTQTVRSTVNVREGQGVVLLCGPPAHSGELTFAWIFNQYPHFVQQDSRRFISQETGSLYIAKVEPSDVGNYTCVVNNTVTREKILSSPTPLVLRSDGVMGEYEPKIEVHFPDSVPAAKESLVKLECFALGNPVPEISWRRTGGVPFPSKVKMKNSNAVLEIPNFQQEDAGTYECVAENRRGKNAARGRISFHAKPHWFQTMADTVLSIQQNLFWECKANGKPKPSYSWLKNGEQVITEGRIQIENGALSVAALNLSDSGMYQCVAENKHGIIYSSAQLTVLASPPSFSKNPLKAVLKARFGSEVTLECKPQASPPAISLWKKDNELLQRNERMIVFPNGTLKITNVTRGDAASYTCIAKNQFGSASTTGRLLVTEPTRITVRPTNMEIIVGESIVLPCQIACDPALDVSFSWAFNGQLIDFRQDSDHFERVGGTISGDLMIRNIQLSHGGKYVCVIDTEVESLSASAILVVKGPPGPPDKVTVEEITDSTAQLSWTPGRDNGSPITGYIIQGRTPFTVGWQAVETVPEVVNGNTLTATVVGLNAWVEYEFRVVARNSVGLGEPSPASAKTRTEDAIPDTAPTDIGGGGGTKSELVITWEPVSEELQNAEGFGYIIALRPVGTVTWTRAVISTPGAARYVFHNDTIPPFSPFDVKVGAFNNRGEGPFSSIATVYSAEDVPSVAPKMVRARSVSATQIEVIWEALPAIPERVLGYEVMYWEDDTKPDTVGKVRISGNYTVVNITGMNANTAYYLAVSACNTAGPGPQSMPINITTRKPPPNQPPLNIQWSMIGSTLSLHWDPVVAMETESKVTGYLVLLKRHRYNDINTLVTNKTSVQLSLSASDNYLIQIKATSEGGEGVGSEPIHIHKLSMGARGSGAHCLNPLNLAAVLISALACFVW, encoded by the exons AGCTGACTTTTGCATGGATCTTCAATCAATATCCGCACTTTGTCCAACAAGACAGTCGTCGCTTCATCTCACAAGAGACTGGAAGTTTGTACATAGCCAAGGTAGAACCCTCAGATGTGGGAAACTACACTTGCGTGGTGAACAACACCGTCACAAGGGAGAAGATATTAAGCTCTCCGACACCACTGGTCCTCAGAAGTGATG GAGTAATGGGGGAATACGAACCCAAAATAGAAGTCCATTTTCCTGACTCGGTTCCTGCTGCGAAGGAATCACTTGTGAAACTGGAATGTTTTGCTTTGGGAAA CCCCGTTCCAGAAATAAGCTGGAGGAGAACTGGTGGAGTCCCTTTTCCtagcaaagtcaaaatgaaGAACTCAAACGCTGTTCTGGAAATCCCAAATTTCCAACAGGAAGATGCGGGAACATATGAATGTGTTGCGGAGAATCGACGGGGCAAAAATGCTGCACGGGGTCGGATTTCATTCCATG CTAAACCTCACTGGTTCCAGACAATGGCTGACACGGTTCTGTCCATCCAACAAAATCTGTTCTGGGAGTGCAAGGCCAATGGAAAGCCTAAACCATCGTACAGCTGGCTGAAGAATGGAGAGCAAGTGATTACAGAG GGCCGGATACAAATCGAAAATGGGGCCCTTTCAGTAGCTGCGTTAAACCTGTCAGATTCTGGAATGTATCAATGTGTAGCTGAAAACAAACATGGTATTATTTATTCCTCTGCCCAACTAACAGTGTTAG CATCACCTCCCAGTTTCTCCAAAAATCCATTAAAGGCTGTGCTGAAAGCTCGCTTTGGTAGCGAAGTCACTCTTGAATGCAAGCCTCAAGCCTCACCCCCAGCAATTAGCCTTTGGAAAAAGGACAATGAGTTGCTGCAGAGAAATGAAAG AATGATCGTGTTTCCCAATGGAACATTAAAGATTACCAATGTAACCAGAGGGGATGCAGCCAGCTACACATGCATCGCCAAGAACCAGTTTGGCTCAGCGAGCACCACTGGGAGGTTGCTTGTCACCG AGCCAACCAGAATCACCGTGAGGCCCACAAACATGGAGATTATTGTTGGCGAGAGCATCGTGTTGCCCTGCCAGATTGCCTGCGATCCAGCTCTGGATGTCTCTTTCTCGTGGGCATTTAATGGCCAGCTCATCGACTTCCGGCAAGACAGCGATCATTTTGAGAGAGTGGGTGGG ACTATATCGGGAGATCTGATGATTCGCAACATTCAACTGAGCCATGGCGGGAAATACGTCTGCGTTATTGACACTGAGGTTGAGAGTCTGTCCGCCTCTGCCATCCTGGTTGTCAAAG GTCCACCAGGCCCTCCAGACAAAGTGACAGTGGAGGAGATCACAGACAGCACGGCACAGCTTTCCTGGACTCCTGGAAGAGACAATGGCAGCCCCATAACCGGTTACATCATCCAGGGTCGGACACCTTTTACTGTGGGCTGGCAGGCGGTTGAGACGG tGCCTGAAGTGGTAAATGGTAATACGCTGACTGCAACGGTGGTGGGTTTAAATGCTTGGGTGGAGTATGAGTTCAGAGTCGTGGCACGCAATAGTGTGGGCCTTGGTGAGCCCAGTCCAGCCTCAGCAAAAACCAGGACAGAAGATGCAA TTCCTGATACAGCTCCCACGGATATCGGAGGTGGAGGTGGCACAAAGTCTGAATTAGTGATAACGTGGGAG CCTGTGTCCGAAGAACTGCAAAATGCCGAGGGGTTCGGATACATCATCGCACTCAGGCCCGTGGGCACAGTTACTTGGACGCGAGCTGTCATCTCCACGCCTGGCGCCGCACGTTACGTCTTCCACAATGACACCATCCCACCCTTTTCACCTTTTGATGTGAAAGTCGGCGCTTTCAACAATCGAGGGGAGGGGCCCTTCAGCTCTATCGCCACCGTATACTCAGCAGAGGATG TCCCTAGTGTGGCTCCTAAGATGGTTAGAGCTAGGAGTGTGTCTGCAACACAAATTGAAGTGATCTGGGAGGCCCTTCCAGCCATCCCTGAAAGAGTGCTTGGATATGAG GTCATGTACTGGGAAGATGACACCAAACCCGACACCGTCGGCAAAGTGCGCATCTCAGGAAACTACACCGTGGTTAACATCACAGGGATGAATGCAAACACAGCCTACTATCTCGCTGTGTCCGCCTGTAATACGGCTGGCCCCGGGCCGCAGTCGATGCCCATCAACATCACGACAAGGAAACCAC CACCGAATCAGCCACCTCTGAACATACAATGGTCCATGATTGGATCAACCCTCTCACTGCATTGGGATCCTGTGGTAGCCATGGAGACCGAGTCCAAAGTCACTGGATATTTG GTGCTGCTGAAAAGACACCGTTACAATGATATCAACACTTTGGTCACCAATAAAACCTCTGTGCAGCTCAGCCTGTCCGCCAGTGACAACTATCTCATTCAGATCAAGGCCACGAGTGAGGGCGGTGAAGGTGTGGGCAGTGAGCCCATCCACATCCACAAATTAA GCATGGGAGCGCGGGGCTCAGGCGCACACTGTCTCAACCCATTAAACCTGGCTGCAGTCCTCATCAGTGCCCTGGCCTGCTTCGTCTGGTGA
- the cntn3b gene encoding contactin-4 isoform X4 codes for MADTVLSIQQNLFWECKANGKPKPSYSWLKNGEQVITEGRIQIENGALSVAALNLSDSGMYQCVAENKHGIIYSSAQLTVLASPPSFSKNPLKAVLKARFGSEVTLECKPQASPPAISLWKKDNELLQRNERMIVFPNGTLKITNVTRGDAASYTCIAKNQFGSASTTGRLLVTEPTRITVRPTNMEIIVGESIVLPCQIACDPALDVSFSWAFNGQLIDFRQDSDHFERVGGTISGDLMIRNIQLSHGGKYVCVIDTEVESLSASAILVVKGPPGPPDKVTVEEITDSTAQLSWTPGRDNGSPITGYIIQGRTPFTVGWQAVETVPEVVNGNTLTATVVGLNAWVEYEFRVVARNSVGLGEPSPASAKTRTEDAIPDTAPTDIGGGGGTKSELVITWEPVSEELQNAEGFGYIIALRPVGTVTWTRAVISTPGAARYVFHNDTIPPFSPFDVKVGAFNNRGEGPFSSIATVYSAEDVPSVAPKMVRARSVSATQIEVIWEALPAIPERVLGYEVMYWEDDTKPDTVGKVRISGNYTVVNITGMNANTAYYLAVSACNTAGPGPQSMPINITTRKPPPNQPPLNIQWSMIGSTLSLHWDPVVAMETESKVTGYLVLLKRHRYNDINTLVTNKTSVQLSLSASDNYLIQIKATSEGGEGVGSEPIHIHKLSMGARGSGAHCLNPLNLAAVLISALACFVW; via the exons ATGGCTGACACGGTTCTGTCCATCCAACAAAATCTGTTCTGGGAGTGCAAGGCCAATGGAAAGCCTAAACCATCGTACAGCTGGCTGAAGAATGGAGAGCAAGTGATTACAGAG GGCCGGATACAAATCGAAAATGGGGCCCTTTCAGTAGCTGCGTTAAACCTGTCAGATTCTGGAATGTATCAATGTGTAGCTGAAAACAAACATGGTATTATTTATTCCTCTGCCCAACTAACAGTGTTAG CATCACCTCCCAGTTTCTCCAAAAATCCATTAAAGGCTGTGCTGAAAGCTCGCTTTGGTAGCGAAGTCACTCTTGAATGCAAGCCTCAAGCCTCACCCCCAGCAATTAGCCTTTGGAAAAAGGACAATGAGTTGCTGCAGAGAAATGAAAG AATGATCGTGTTTCCCAATGGAACATTAAAGATTACCAATGTAACCAGAGGGGATGCAGCCAGCTACACATGCATCGCCAAGAACCAGTTTGGCTCAGCGAGCACCACTGGGAGGTTGCTTGTCACCG AGCCAACCAGAATCACCGTGAGGCCCACAAACATGGAGATTATTGTTGGCGAGAGCATCGTGTTGCCCTGCCAGATTGCCTGCGATCCAGCTCTGGATGTCTCTTTCTCGTGGGCATTTAATGGCCAGCTCATCGACTTCCGGCAAGACAGCGATCATTTTGAGAGAGTGGGTGGG ACTATATCGGGAGATCTGATGATTCGCAACATTCAACTGAGCCATGGCGGGAAATACGTCTGCGTTATTGACACTGAGGTTGAGAGTCTGTCCGCCTCTGCCATCCTGGTTGTCAAAG GTCCACCAGGCCCTCCAGACAAAGTGACAGTGGAGGAGATCACAGACAGCACGGCACAGCTTTCCTGGACTCCTGGAAGAGACAATGGCAGCCCCATAACCGGTTACATCATCCAGGGTCGGACACCTTTTACTGTGGGCTGGCAGGCGGTTGAGACGG tGCCTGAAGTGGTAAATGGTAATACGCTGACTGCAACGGTGGTGGGTTTAAATGCTTGGGTGGAGTATGAGTTCAGAGTCGTGGCACGCAATAGTGTGGGCCTTGGTGAGCCCAGTCCAGCCTCAGCAAAAACCAGGACAGAAGATGCAA TTCCTGATACAGCTCCCACGGATATCGGAGGTGGAGGTGGCACAAAGTCTGAATTAGTGATAACGTGGGAG CCTGTGTCCGAAGAACTGCAAAATGCCGAGGGGTTCGGATACATCATCGCACTCAGGCCCGTGGGCACAGTTACTTGGACGCGAGCTGTCATCTCCACGCCTGGCGCCGCACGTTACGTCTTCCACAATGACACCATCCCACCCTTTTCACCTTTTGATGTGAAAGTCGGCGCTTTCAACAATCGAGGGGAGGGGCCCTTCAGCTCTATCGCCACCGTATACTCAGCAGAGGATG TCCCTAGTGTGGCTCCTAAGATGGTTAGAGCTAGGAGTGTGTCTGCAACACAAATTGAAGTGATCTGGGAGGCCCTTCCAGCCATCCCTGAAAGAGTGCTTGGATATGAG GTCATGTACTGGGAAGATGACACCAAACCCGACACCGTCGGCAAAGTGCGCATCTCAGGAAACTACACCGTGGTTAACATCACAGGGATGAATGCAAACACAGCCTACTATCTCGCTGTGTCCGCCTGTAATACGGCTGGCCCCGGGCCGCAGTCGATGCCCATCAACATCACGACAAGGAAACCAC CACCGAATCAGCCACCTCTGAACATACAATGGTCCATGATTGGATCAACCCTCTCACTGCATTGGGATCCTGTGGTAGCCATGGAGACCGAGTCCAAAGTCACTGGATATTTG GTGCTGCTGAAAAGACACCGTTACAATGATATCAACACTTTGGTCACCAATAAAACCTCTGTGCAGCTCAGCCTGTCCGCCAGTGACAACTATCTCATTCAGATCAAGGCCACGAGTGAGGGCGGTGAAGGTGTGGGCAGTGAGCCCATCCACATCCACAAATTAA GCATGGGAGCGCGGGGCTCAGGCGCACACTGTCTCAACCCATTAAACCTGGCTGCAGTCCTCATCAGTGCCCTGGCCTGCTTCGTCTGGTGA